The Vigna unguiculata cultivar IT97K-499-35 chromosome 6, ASM411807v1, whole genome shotgun sequence genome contains a region encoding:
- the LOC114187442 gene encoding NAD(P)H-quinone oxidoreductase subunit N, chloroplastic produces MSCSGGSLGYGGAITCLSNVDHTKKVQQSVRNSFMGRKIVGAMKSWRGKNGWKRRVGVVQCRGIGDFVGGDLIWLDIDRWLSDVEEHKALAIYPPHEGGYEGRYLSRLTRQGYYFLDLSARGLGDPETTLTKIHPVCPAHVGKQPIARWYYPPEVDFRLESLPPNAKGLVVWILEAKVLSKAELQFLALLPTLRPNVRVIAECGNWRKFMWKPLKEIAGLTTSEET; encoded by the exons atgtcATGCAGTGGTGGTAGCTTGGGTTATGGGGGAGCAATAACCTGCTTGAGCAATGTTGACCACACAAAGAAGGTGCAGCAATCAGTGAGAAACAGTTTCATGGGAAGAAAAATTGTTGGAGCGATGAAGAGTTGGAGAGGAAAAAATGGTTGGAAAAGAAGGGTAGGAGTTGTGCAGTGTAGAGGGATTGGAGACTTTGTTGGAGGGGACTTGATATGGCTTGATATTGATCGTTGGCTTTCAGATGTTGAAGAGCACAAAGCACTTGCAATATACCCTCCTCATGAGGGAGGCTATGAGGGGCGTTACTTGTCTCGTCTCACACGTCAGGGCTACTATTTCCTTGACCTCTCAGCTCGTGGCCTTGGTGACCCTGAAACCACCCTCACCAAGATTCACCCTGTTTGCCCT GCTCATGTTGGAAAGCAGCCAATAGCAAGGTGGTATTATCCTCCAGAAGTTGATTTCAGATTAGAATCATTGCCACCAAATGCCAAAGGATTGGTGGTGTGGATACTTGAAGCCAAG GTTCTCTCTAAGGCAGAACTGCAGTTCCTAGCTTTGCTGCCAACACTTAGGCCTAATGTGAGGGTCATTGCTGAATGTGGAAACTG GAGAAAGTTTATGTGGAAGCCACTGAAAGAAATTGCAGGACTAACTACCAGTGAGGAAACTTAG
- the LOC114187466 gene encoding cytochrome P450 714C2-like: MQLQFDSQFFMSIVFLGFAGLLCYLYTSFVEKPKRLRSKLMKQGINGPPPTILVGNILELKKARSDTSKPSSSSKIPSSHNCAALLLPLFDKWRNEYGQVFMFSLGTTQILCVNQPDIVREVTVCTSLDLGKPAYQLKQLGPLVGQGILTSNGTKWVHQRKIIAPELYMEKVKGIMNIISESAVSVVNLWSNRIEAEGGAADIKVDECMRNFSGNVISKACFGSNYAKSKEIFLKLTALQERLSWKNLFRRIPGTCYLPTKTNREIWRLEKEVKEMILQVVKERKETSFEKDLLQMVLENAMGSNLSKEAIGSFIVDNCKNIYLAGYETTAVTATWCLMLLASNPDWQDRVRAEVTEICRGGIPDFSMLGKMKQLGMVINEALRLYPPVTVVSREALKDMKFGNLDVPKGFNLWIMVVSLHTNPEIWGDDAYKFKPERFANGTTGCCKLPHVYMPFGVGPRVCLGQNLAIVELKMIIALILSKFTFSLSPRYVHSPTLRLLIEPEHGVNILVKKL; this comes from the exons ATGCAGCTTCAATTTGATTCTCAGTTTTTCATGTCTATTGTGTTTCTTGGTTTTGCTGGGTTGTTATGTTATCTCTACACTTCCTTTGTGGAGAAGCCAAAAAGGCTTCGTTCAAAGCTAATGAAGCAAGGTATCAATGGTCCACCTCCAACTATTCTAGTTGGAAATATTTTGGAGTTAAAGAAAGCTCGATCAGACACTTCAaagccttcttcttcttcaaaaatCCCTTCCTCTCACAACTGTGCTGCTCTTCTCCTTCCACTCTTTGATAAATGGAGAAACGAATATG GTCAAGTGTTCATGTTTTCTCTTGGAACCACTCAAATACTGTGTGTGAACCAACCAGACATAGTGAGAGAGGTCACTGTATGCACATCCTTGGACTTGGGGAAGCCTGCATATCAACTGAAACAACTAGGGCCTTTGGTGGGTCAAGGCATTTTAACTTCCAATGGGACTAAATGGGTTCATCAAAGAAAAATCATAGCTCCAGAACTATACATGGAAAAGGTTAAG ggaataatgaatataattagcGAGTCTGCTGTATCTGTGGTAAACTTGTGGAGTAATAGAATAGAAGCAGAAGGTGGAGCTGCTGACATCAAAGTTGATGAGTGCATGAGAAACTTCTCGGGGAATGTTATTTCAAAAGCATGCTTTGGAAGCAATTATGCCAAGAGTAAAGAAATTTTCTTGAAACTCACAGCTCTCCAAGAGCGATTGTCCTGGAAAAACTTATTCAGACGTATCCCTGGCACGTG CTACCTTCCAACAAAGACCAACAGAGAAATATGGAGATTAGAAAAGGAGGTGAAAGAAATGATACTCCAGGTGGTGAAGGAAAGAAAGGAAACTAGTTTTGAGAAGGACCTGCTGCAAATGGTTCTTGAAAATGCTATGGGTAGTAACCTAAGCAAAGAGGCCATTGGCAGTTTTATCGTTGATAACTGCAAGAATATATACTTGGCAGGGTATGAGACAACTGCAGTTACTGCTACATGGTGCCTCATGCTTCTGGCCTCAAACCCAGATTGGCAAGATCGTGTTCGTGCTGAGGTGACTGAAATTTGCAGGGGTGGAATCCCAGATTTTAGTATGCTTGGTAAGATGAAGCAG CTAGGAATGGTTATTAATGAAGCATTGCGGCTTTATCCTCCTGTGACTGTGGTGTCAAGAGAGGCCTTGAAGGACATGAAATTTGGGAACCTTGACGTTCCAAAGGGGTTTAACCTTTGGATAATGGTTGTTAGTTTGCATACAAATCCAGAGATATGGGGAGATGATGCATACAAATTCAAACCAGAAAGATTTGCGAATGGAACCACAGGGTGTTGCAAGTTGCCACACGTGTACATGCCCTTTGGGGTTGGGCCACGTGTGTGTCTTGGACAGAACTTGGCTATTGTGGAACTTAAGATGATCATAGCTCTCATATTGTCCAAATTCACTTTCTCACTCTCTCCACGCTACGTTCATTCGCCTACTCTCAGGTTGCTCATAGAGCCTGAGCATGGAGTCAATATCTTAGTTAAAAAACTATGA